The following proteins come from a genomic window of Anopheles ziemanni chromosome 3, idAnoZiCoDA_A2_x.2, whole genome shotgun sequence:
- the LOC131285912 gene encoding uncharacterized protein LOC131285912, whose product MVVGIVFVRMKNERGPTAAQAGVQCLELLSHTYFHMSESSQIENIVIFYLRNLSSPAREILLGYLQHHHTGYDDEPEDGEDGHSMFQLKLMSDDTSIESARRAQFMDHKKIDYYVLVIDDYAGLRRAMTYIASTAAFNPRGKFIVLYNNPNDRDSDRRLANDVLQLMFVGHHSVNVLFAFAFDATGYSIYTGDPYHGAKDCGLMKPLKVATVVNGSFTNGALSRAMINIPKVPPEMEACTFLLCTRVAPPFIDMDCQHGLELQIMDLLQQSMKFKVNVSCSEMDRGEPLDDGSWSDLLGLMRADDCDIIAGGFNPDFDVHYEFGSTTPYLQDYHTWFVPMAGTGARWKLLVLIFDLNTWELFAFVLLISALAWRFVGQFLPEAAPHKQLAMCFLNTWCVFLCISSNNRPGCHALRIFFVALALYGLNVTTIYTSILFTILTDPPKAYQVDSIEEILASNIPIGGRLDSEDWFMNNFDDDRLVSERYNSSPEFQPSLENLDAVVAGKRSLLMSRLYVRNTKYHGLVYGLSTDVFTTQIEMIMEKGFPLLPKFNRILSNLIDMGLMEKLWSEFLYNVTILNHIKHNRQLSEAEILAASPEVVLTLDHLQSAFALYAIGVALCLVMFLLELISKTAWIQQLLEKLDSRWDQTLVHLQLREQKSTKVKLRSRDLSRGKKAKKIARKPFK is encoded by the coding sequence ATGGTGGTTGGTATCGTGTTCGTTAGGATGAAGAACGAACGTGGTCCAACGGCGGCACAGGCCGGGGTGCAGTGTTTGGAGCTACTGAGCCATACCTACTTCCATATGAGCGAGTCGAGCCAGATAGAGAATATTGTCATCTTCTATCTGCGTAACCTGAGCTCGCCAGCGCGTGAAATCCTGCTTGGATACCTCCAGCACCATCACACCGGGTACGACGATGAGCCGGAAGATGGGGAGGATGGCCACTCCATGTTCCAGTTGAAGCTGATGTCGGACGACACTTCGATCGAAAGCGCAAGAAGGGCGCAATTCATGGACCACAAGAAGATCGACTACTACGTGCTCGTGATCGACGACTACGCCGGGCTGCGGCGGGCCATGACGTACATCGCCTCGACGGCGGCGTTCAATCCGCGCGGGAAGTTCATCGTGCTGTACAACAACCCGAACGATCGTGACTCCGACCGACGGCTGGCGAACGACGTACTGCAGCTCATGTTCGTCGGTCACCACTCGGTGAACGTGCTGTTCGCCTTCGCCTTCGACGCCACCGGCTACAGCATCTACACCGGCGATCCGTACCACGGCGCGAAGGACTGCGGCCTGATGAAGCCGCTCAAGGTGGCGACGGTCGTGAACGGGAGCTTTACCAACGGGGCCCTGTCCCGAGCCATGATCAACATCCCGAAGGTACCGCCGGAGATGGAAGCGTGCACGTTTCTGCTGTGTACCCGGGTCGCCCCACCCTTCATCGACATGGACTGTCAGCACGGGCTGGAGCTGCAGATCATggacctgctgcagcagtCGATGAAGTTCAAGGTGAACGTCTCGTGCAGCGAGATGGACCGGGGCGAACCGCTGGACGATGGCAGCTGGTCGGACCTGCTGGGGTTGATGCGAGCGGACGACTGCGACATCATTGCCGGTGGCTTCAACCCTGACTTTGACGTGCACTACGAGTTTGGATCGACCACGCCGTACCTGCAGGACTACCACACCTGGTTCGTGCCGATGGCCGGAACGGGCGCCCGCTGGAAGCTGCTGGTGCTCATATTCGACCTCAACACATGGGAGCTGTTTGCATTCGTCTTGCTGATTTCGGCGCTCGCCTGGCGCTTCGTGGGACAGTTTCTACCGGAGGCCGCACCGCACAAACAGCTGGCCATGTGCTTTCTCAATACGTGGTGCGTGTTCCTGTGCATTTCCTCCAACAACCGGCCAGGGTGTCACGCGCTGCGGATCTTCTTCGTGGCGCTGGCACTGTACGGATTAAATGTGACCACGATTTACACAAGCATCCTGTTCACGATACTCACCGATCCACCGAAAGCCTACCAGGTGGACTCGATCGAGGAGATCCTTGCCAGCAACATTCCCATCGGCGGCCGGCTGGACAGCGAGGACTGGTTCATGAACAACTTCGACGACGACAGGCTGGTGTCGGAGCGCTACAACTCTTCGCCCGAGTTCCAGCCCTCGCTGGAGAACCTGGATGCCGTCGTTGCCGGCAAGCGGTCCCTCCTCATGAGCCGTCTGTACGTGCGTAACACCAAGTACCATGGACTGGTGTACGGCCTATCGACCGACGTGTTTACTACGCAGATCGAGATGATCATGGAGAAGGGATTCCCGCTGCTGCCCAAATTCAACCGCATCCTCTCGAACCTCATCGACATGGGCCTGATGGAGAAACTGTGGAGCGAATTCCTCTACAACGTCACCATTCTGAACCACATCAAGCACAACCGGCAGCTGAGCGAGGCAGAAATTCTGGCCGCCTCGCCGGAGGTTGTGCTGACCCTGGATCATCTGCAGAGTGCGTTCGCACTGTACGCGATCGGTGTGGCTCTGTGTTTGGTGATGTTCCTTCTGGAACTCATCTCCAAAACCGCCTGGATACAGCAGCTTCTGGAGAAGTTGGACTCCCGGTGGGACCAGACACTGGTTCACCTACAACTGAGAGAACAAAAGTctaccaaagtgaagcttCGATCGAGAGATCTGTCACGCGGGAAAAAGGCGAAGAAAATTGCGCGTAAACCATTCAAATAG
- the LOC131285914 gene encoding neuropeptide receptor npr-1 has protein sequence MAVVEVSERLLGWITALNWSAEVGADLLTGGVASSREHSDGSGPGVPMIGYWENSLRNLSTEQRTVFTVFAIMVMVMAIFGNVVTIITNIRREQRHLFRVCLLSLAFSDIAFVTVTSIVYLSQFNTEFNSLWTLGELMCTFSPFVQTMAVLVNSITLVAIALDRYMAVVRLMKGTWEPNGWFCVTCAVLIWGLGAGISSPMLTLYEVFDIVVLTTDSQQPGAIINGYYMASICATDKSKNSYYFAIVFVVIFLPLLGAFCWLNGVIAKEIWIRRNPIEAGRRSNKQEKCKQSCGSGRETSSNDKKTLTTNTLPPPIVERRTPASVFTSKCTCPHHNTTAIVGEEPTKSDTSLPEAQTKPQAGNNEASANRRKRQLRMFKAIIVLMLVFFICRLPMWIFLLIKMIGEANTSAYWNLHYSFGILAMVNAVLNPLMYTFLSETIRFTLFVKAYCVRTWMEPCRRGLHKIRRGRGTKERNSGGGEGAEAQRDGVKVIGKAGKQSRTAASVSSVNVQVEEEEKTDQQSVDVRKGRGETIIKSKK, from the exons ATGGCCGTGGTGGAGGTGAGCGAAAGGTTGCTCGGCTGGATAACGGCGCTTAACTGGAGTGCGGAGGTGGGAGCCGATCTGCTGACGGGTGGTGTGGCCTCTTCCCGAGAGCACAGCGACGGCAGCGGTCCGGGGGTGCCAATGATAGGCTACTGGGAGAACTCGCTGAGGAACCTCTCGACCGAGCAGCGCACGGTGTTCACGGTGTTTGCGAtcatggtgatggtgatggccaTCTTTGGCAACGTCGTCACCATCATCACGAACATACGCCGCGAGCAGCGCCACCTCTTCCGTGTCTGTCTGCTGTCGCTCGCCTTCTCCGACATTGCCTTCGTGACGGTCACCTCGATTGTGTATCTGTCACAGTTCAATACCGAGTTCAACTCACTTTGG ACCCTAGGGGAGCTCATGTGCACGTTTTCCCCGTTCGTGCAAACGATGGCGGTGCTGGTCAACAGCATCACACTGGTAGCGATCGCCCTCGACCGCTATATGGCCGTTGTGCGCCTAATGAAGGGTACCTGGGAGCCGAACGGATGGTTCTGCGTCACCTGTGCCGTGCTGATCTGGGGCCTGGGTGCCGGTATCTCCAGTCCAATGCTCACCCTGTACGAGGTGTTCGACATTGTGGTGCTGACCACGGACTCGCAGCAACCGGGCGCCATCATCAACGGCTACTATATGGCTTCGATTTGCGCCACCGATAAGAGCAAGAACAGCTACTACTTTGCGATTGTGTTCGTGGTCATCTTTCTGCCGCTGCTCGGGGCTTTCTGCTGGCTTAACGGTGTGATTGCGAAGGAAATCTGGATCCGGCGGAACCCGATCGAAGCGGGCAGGAGGAGCAACAAACAGGAGAAGTGTAAGCAGAGCTGCGGATCGGGACGCGAGACGAGTAGCAACGACAAAAAAACCCTCACCACCAACACATTACCTCCTCCGATCGTGGAACGACGCACGCCAGCATCAGTATTTA CTTCCAAATGCACCTGTCCGCACCACAACACGACGGCCATCGTTGGCGAGGAGCCAACCAAAAGTGACACCTCACTCCCGGAAGCCCAGACGAAACCTCAGGCCGGCAACAACGAAGCGTCCGCGAACCGGAGAAAACGTCAACTACGCATGTTCAAGGCAATCATCGTACTGATGCTGGTGTTTTTCATCTGCCGGTTGCCGATGTGGATTTTCCTGCTGATTAAAATGATCGGCGAGGCGAACACTAGCGCCTACTGGAACCTGCACTACTCGTTCGGTATCCTTGCGATGGTCAATGCGGTGCTCAACCCGCTGATGTACACTTTTCTCAGTGAAACGATCCGCTTTACGTTGTTCGTGAAGGCGTACTGTGTGCGTACCTGGATGGAACCGTGCCGGCGTGGGCTCCACAAGATCCGTCGTGGCCGAGGGACGAAGGAGCGgaacagtggtggtggtgaaggtgCGGAGGCACAACGAGATGGCG TTAAAGTAATCGGCAAGGCGGGCAAACAGAGCCGGACGGCCGCAAGTGTGTCGAGTGTGAATGTGCAGgtggaggaagaggagaagaCGGATCAGCAGTCGGTGGATGTACGGAAGGGGCGAGGTGAAACCATAATTAAATCGAAAAAgtaa
- the LOC131288648 gene encoding sphingomyelin phosphodiesterase has product MSQYYFPIVFIVLLEILRIAQSHPFLFNSVGGEQRRPQVEWKVPEDNWTAEAAPRSIYPWLQNQYNKHQLPPSGGFQLVEGDEDEQALRRMQEARDNATARTLFYYNKEESHLPPLLTKTIKYFNLQQVAFELETSVMSQVSCTACKAGAGLLQHYIRTGKSKEEIINMIYQYCVNLKIQHARVCEGVSQLFGVEVIYVLKRITIGPDEICGFIIGDACGDIYNPYHEWEVEFPPVPKPDPRELALPKEGAPVFKVLHLSDTHFDPYYAEGSNADCNEPLCCRLTNGRPTTPNGAAGKWGDYRKCDTPQRTVDHMLNHIADAHSDIDFIIWTGDLPPHDVWNQTKEENLKVLKETVKQMSEKFPGIPIFPALGNHESAPVNSFPPPYVQQVDSSISWLYDELDVQWRRWLPASVSHTVRRGAFYSVLVRPGYRIISLNMNYCNNKNWWLLLNSTDPATELQWFIYELQSAEFAGEKVHVIGHIPPGHSDCLKVWSRNYYKIVSRFESTITAQFFGHTHFDEFEVFYDPHDLSRATSIAYIGPSVTPYNDLNPGYRIYYIDGDHDETTRLVVDHESWIMNLKEANLYDYPIWYKLYSTRAAYGMKGLRPADWDQWINNMTDSKELFDLYYKHYWKNSPVKPECDYKCRKRILCDAKSGRSHDRKYFCEDVEAKIDESNKGWKDWLFSSISSSRGSKSDQDAALLMAQHEHEVAEAHERNKKLPSVQRAGG; this is encoded by the exons ATGAGTCAATACTACTTTCCAATTGTGTTCATCGTTCTGCTGGAGATACTTCGAATAGCGCAAT CTCATCCCTTCCTGTTCAACTCCGTCGGTGGCGAGCAGCGGCGACCGCAGGTGGAATGGAAGGTGCCGGAGGATAACTGGACGGCGGAAGCGGCACCGCGAAGCATTTATCCGTGGCTACAAAATCAGTACAACAAGCATCAGCTTCCTCCGTCGGGCGGGTTTCAGCTGGTCGAGggcgacgaggacgagcagGCGTTGAGGCGTATGCAGGAGGCAAGGGACAATGCGACGGCCAGGACGTTGTTCTACTACAACAAGGAAGAGTCCCATCTGCCGCCGCTGCTGACGAAGACGATCAAGTACTTCAACCTGCAGCAGGTCGCGTTCGAGCTGGAGACGAGCGTGATGTCGCAGGTGTCCTGTACGGCTTGCAAAGCCGGCGCCGGTTTGCTGCAGCACTACATTCGTACGGGCAAGAGCAAGGAGGAGATCATCAACATGATCTACCAGTACTGCGTGAACCTGAAGATTCAACACGCACGAGTCTGCGAGGGCGTTAGTCAACTGTTTGGCGTCGAGGTTATTTACGTGCTCAAACGGATCACCATTGGGCCGGATGAGATCTGTGGCTTCATCATCGGGGATGCCTGTGGCGATATCTACAATCCGTACCACGAATGGGAGGTCGAGTTTCCACCCGTCCCGAAACCGGATCCTCGCGAGCTGGCCCTACCTAAGGAGGGGGCTCCAgtgtttaaggtgcttcaccTTTCCGACACACACTTCGATCCGTACTACGCCGAGGGCTCGAATGCGGACTGCAACGAGCCGCTGTGCTGCCGGCTGACAAACGGTCGCCCGACAACGCCAAACGGGGCGGCCGGGAAGTGGGGCGACTACCGGAAGTGTGACACACCCCAGCGGACGGTGGATCACATGCTGAACCACATCGCCGATGCGCACTCCGACATCGATTTCATCATCTGGACCGGTGACCTGCCGCCGCACGATGTCTGGAATCAGACGAAGGAGGAAAATTTGAAGGTACTCAAGGAGACGGTCAAGCAGATGTCGGAGAAGTTCCCCGGTATTCCCATCTTCCCGGCGCTGGGCAACCACGAGAGTGCTCCGGTTAACAGTTTCCCACCGCCGTACGTCCAGCAGGTGGACAGTTCCATCTCCTGGCTGTACGACGAGCTCGACGTACAGTGGAGACGTTGGTTGCCGGCGAGCGTTTCCCATACGGTACGACGCGGTGCGTTCTATTCCGTCCTCGTGCGGCCCGGCTATCGCATCATCTCGCTCAACATGAACTACTGCAACAATAAGAACTGGTGGCTTCTGCTCAACTCCACCGATCCGGCCACCGAGCTGCAGTGGTTCATCTACGAGCTGCAAAGTGCGGAGTTTGCGGGCGAGAAGGTGCACGTGATTGGCCACATTCCTCCCGGCCATTCGGACTGTCTCAAGGTGTGGAGTCGCAATTATTACAAAATTGTGTCCCGCTTCGAGAGCACTATCACGGCTCAGTTCTTTGGCCATACGCACTTTGATGAGTTTGAGGTGTTCTACGATCCGCACGATCTTAGCCGAGCCACCAGCATAGCGTACATTGGGCCATCGGTTACGCCCTACAATGACCTCAATCCAGGCTACCGAATATACTACATCGATGGTGATCACGATGAAACTACGCGG TTGGTTGTTGATCACGAGTCATGGATCATGAACCTCAAGGAGGCCAACCTGTACGACTACCCGATCTGGTACAAGCTCTACTCGACCCGGGCAGCCTACGGTATGAAGGGACTTCGACCGGCGGACTGGGATCAGTGGATCAACAACATGACGGACAGCAAAGAACTGTTCGATCTTTACTACAA GCATTACTGGAAGAACTCGCCCGTCAAACCGGAGTGTGACTACAAATGCCGTAAGCGTATCCTGTGCGATGCCAAGAGCGGTCGATCGCACGATCGAAAGTACTTCTGCGAAGACGTCGAGGCCAAGATCGACGAGAGTAACAAAGGCTGGAAAGATTGGCTCTTTAGTTCGATCAGCTCTTC CCGCGGGTCCAAAAGCGACCAAGACGCAGCACTACTGATGGCACAACACGAACACGAGGTGGCGGAAGCGCACGAGCGCAACAAGAAACTACCCAGCGTACAGCGCGCTGGcggttga
- the LOC131285913 gene encoding protein NDNF: protein MPACGRKDDSEATPNWWVLHEGRYIASQTDGSQFFRPCTQRGSYQVLVNVTGLAPYGSCPYRVGYNRKGAEEFSGWPFRNMTAPSRIKVQQQRRRYVVMIKWEKSKLDIHVMNYCLAVSTGRRQRTLCQALGNSIHRPACDSIAVNDFLHRLTPRDERKVDAQVGTTIVCTGTRTRQLIRGMKPNVTYFVDVFAIHSQHNNLSFLLGSTQVQLNRTRPTQLVEGKVVVGKLSTLGGLALFNFKVPKRSPNSFFKLHLTPCGGSVNVEILKKKHRIMEPVRDVYYPKTIVVRNVRPGERYLIRVYEADDTSRMNRVQMAVTSRDDFIDLPRMPSNTTITELVPLRKCHSSTIAWFGSPEKDVTYCVYVFKLSKTQYYNNVKIPTYCELENRDVCNHPQFHNKHCFNGNDFNPLSLDIPNLLPEHYYSVFVTAIPPRGRSLPYKSVRIKTSSHCDSNLLSPAGAASGKLIVKGGFRKRGGGHKRRNTANANAATAGNSLTTTGVTKRTSNRKGLQQQQLQQSHRNV, encoded by the exons ATGCCCGCCTGCGGAAGGAAGGATGATTCAGAAGCGACTCCGAACTGGTGGGTGCTGCATGAAGGACGCT ACATTGCCTCGCAGACGGATGGAAGTCAATTTTTTCGTCCCTGTACGCAGCGCGGGTCGTATCAAGTGCTTGTGAACGTGACGGGATTAGCGCCGTACGGTAGCTGTCCCTATCGCGTGGGTTATAATCGTAAGGGCGCGGAGGAGTTCAGTGGCTGGCCGTTTCGTAATATGACCGCTCCGTCGCGTATCAAGGTACAACAGCAGCGGCGTCGGTATGTCGTCATGATAAAGTGGGAGAAGAGTAAGCTGGACATTCACGTGATGAACTACTGCCTGGCGGTCAGTACCGGGCGACGGCAGCGGACCCTCTGCCAGGCACTGGGCAACTCCATCCATCGGCCAGCGTGTGATAGTATCGCCGTGAACGATTTCCTGCACCGGTTGACTCCGAGGGACGAGCGAAAAGTGGATGCGCAAGTGGGGACGACGATCGTCTGCACCGGCACCAGGACTCGTCAGCTGATTCGCGGCATGAAACCAAACGTTACCTACTTTGTGGACGTGTTTGCAATACACTCGCAGCACAACAACCTCTCGTTCCTGCTCGGCTCGACCCAGGTCCAGCTCAACCGGACGCGTCCCACGCAGCTCGTCGAGGGAAAGGTGGTCGTGGGCAAGCTTTCCACGCTCGGTGGGCTGGCGCTGTTCAACTTTAAGGTCCCCAAGCGCTCGCCAAATAGTTTCTTCAAGCTCCATCTCACCCCTTGCGGCGGTTCGGTGAACGTGGAGATTCTTAAGAAAAAGCACCGTATCATGGAACCGGTGCGGGATGTGTACTACCCGAAGACGATCGTCGTGCGGAATGTGCGACCCGGTGAGCGATATCTGATTCGGGTGTACGAGGCCGACGATACGTCGCGCATGAACCGGGTTCAGATGGCCGTTACCTCACGGGACGACTTCATCGATCTGCCGCGGATGCCATCgaacaccaccatcaccgaGCTCGTGCCGCTCCGGAAGTGCCATTCCAGTACGATCGCATGGTTCGGCTCACCGGAAAAGGATGTTAC ATATTGTGTGTACGTGTTTAAACTCTCCAAAACGCAGTACTACAACAATGTGAAAATTCCAACCTACTGCGAGCTGGAAAACCGGGACGTTTGCAACCATCCACAGTTCCATAACAAACATTGCTT CAATGGCAACGACTTTAATCCACTCTCGCTGGACATTCCGAACCTACTTCCGGAGCACTACTACTCGGTGTTCGTGACCGCCATACCACCCCGAGGCCGCAGCTTGCCATACAAATCCGTCCGCATCAAGACATCCTCCCATTGCGACAGTAATCTCCTTTCGCCCGCGGGCGCTGCCTCCGGCAAGCTGATTGTAAAGGGGGGCTTTCGCAAGCGGGGTGGTGGCCACAAGCGCCGGAACACAGCGAACGCAaacgccgccaccgccgggaACAGTCTAACCACGACGGGAGTCACGAAACGGACCAGCAACCGCAAGGgattgcagcaacagcagctccaACAATCACATCGCAATGTTTAA